One stretch of Pedobacter riviphilus DNA includes these proteins:
- a CDS encoding TldD/PmbA family protein, with the protein MKRKDFLYLSGMGMGALLLPDLSAFGTPIDPLQALDGVDVKIKKELADVALNAAKSKGATYADIRIGRYLNQFVATREKRVQGVANTESYGVGIRVLANGCWGFAATNHVTKDAIAKAAEQAVAVAKANAKIQGEPIQLAPQKGYGEVSWKTPIEINAFEVPVKEKVDLLLNVNDVAMQNGANFINSVIFAVNEQKYFASTDGSYIDQDVHRIYPTFNVTKVDRESGKFKTRNALSAPSGKGYEYMHARPEDKVTGIVTRYKGRYDMLEDVKEAARVATEKVKAKSVEPGKYDLVLDPSHLWLTIHESVGHPTELDRVLGYEANYAGTSFLTLDKWESKKFKFGSDKVNIVADKTQVGSLGAVGYDDEGVKCKKWDLIKDGVLVSYQAIRDQAHIIGLTESNGCCYSQGWDDVQFQRMPNVSLQPGKEKLSVDDMIKNVEKGIYIIGDGSFSIDQQRYNFQFGGQIFYEIKEGKIVGMLNDVAYQANTQEFWNSCNAICDESDYRLGGSFNDGKGQPSQSSAVSHGSATTRFNGVNVINTARKI; encoded by the coding sequence TTGAAAAGAAAAGATTTCCTCTACTTATCCGGAATGGGTATGGGTGCCCTACTCCTGCCCGACCTTTCAGCATTCGGAACTCCCATAGATCCTTTACAGGCCTTAGATGGAGTAGATGTAAAAATTAAAAAGGAACTGGCTGATGTTGCTTTAAATGCAGCAAAATCGAAAGGTGCAACTTATGCCGACATCCGCATCGGGCGTTATTTAAACCAATTTGTTGCCACCCGCGAAAAACGTGTTCAAGGTGTTGCCAATACCGAATCGTATGGCGTAGGCATCCGTGTTTTAGCCAACGGCTGTTGGGGCTTTGCAGCTACAAACCATGTAACTAAAGATGCTATTGCCAAAGCAGCAGAACAAGCGGTTGCCGTTGCAAAAGCAAATGCGAAAATACAGGGCGAACCAATTCAACTGGCTCCTCAAAAAGGTTATGGCGAAGTAAGCTGGAAAACACCTATCGAAATTAACGCCTTCGAAGTTCCGGTAAAAGAAAAAGTAGACCTGCTTTTAAACGTGAACGATGTAGCTATGCAGAATGGGGCCAACTTTATAAACTCCGTTATTTTTGCCGTTAACGAGCAGAAATACTTCGCTTCTACCGATGGTTCTTACATTGATCAGGACGTTCACCGCATTTACCCAACCTTTAACGTAACCAAAGTTGACCGCGAATCGGGTAAATTTAAAACACGTAATGCATTAAGCGCTCCCTCTGGCAAAGGCTACGAATATATGCATGCCCGTCCTGAAGATAAGGTTACCGGTATTGTAACCCGTTATAAAGGCCGTTATGATATGCTGGAAGATGTAAAAGAAGCAGCCCGTGTAGCAACAGAAAAAGTAAAGGCAAAATCGGTTGAGCCAGGTAAATACGATCTGGTTTTAGATCCTTCTCACCTTTGGTTAACCATCCACGAATCTGTTGGTCACCCGACAGAATTAGACCGTGTTTTAGGCTACGAAGCTAATTACGCAGGTACCAGTTTCCTTACTTTAGATAAATGGGAATCGAAAAAATTCAAGTTTGGCAGCGATAAAGTAAATATTGTAGCCGATAAAACCCAGGTCGGTTCTTTAGGTGCTGTGGGTTATGATGATGAAGGTGTAAAATGCAAGAAATGGGATCTGATCAAAGACGGTGTTTTGGTAAGTTATCAGGCCATCCGTGATCAGGCACACATTATCGGTTTAACGGAATCTAATGGCTGCTGTTATTCGCAGGGCTGGGATGATGTTCAGTTCCAGCGCATGCCAAATGTTTCGTTACAACCAGGTAAAGAAAAACTAAGTGTTGATGATATGATCAAAAATGTAGAAAAAGGCATTTACATCATCGGTGATGGAAGTTTTTCTATCGATCAACAACGTTACAATTTCCAGTTCGGTGGACAGATTTTCTACGAAATTAAAGAAGGTAAAATTGTAGGCATGCTTAACGATGTGGCTTATCAGGCTAACACACAAGAGTTCTGGAACTCCTGTAACGCCATTTGCGATGAAAGCGATTACCGTTTAGGTGGCTCTTTTAATGATGGAAAAGGTCAGCCTTCTCAAAGCAGTGCCGTTTCGCATGGCAGTGCCACTACCCGGTTTAATGGAGTTAATGTTATCAATACAGCAAGAAAAATATAA
- a CDS encoding DUF4175 family protein yields the protein MLKAEGQNWISNLRKKWISFYLIGTVAIALAIALVLSAIAVYLFHFSPWLFALVFPVVLIILLFSKPIWKTTDHDVSRFVNNQYPEFEESADLLLKNEIELSMLQQLQRSKIENIIPNLPQPKEPAKKLYFGLIILLVGLLISIGISQISLHKSEPLNFHEKASQIPAIKENIPAEISDFSATIIPPAYTQKTERKQKQFTITAETGAKINWKIETNIGIKKLKIIFNDNEIVSLKALNASHTQWSYSKTVNKSGFYQLDLDGKKSDLYQIEIIPDLPVTIKITQPKQHTTIDIGQPQKINLNVSLTDDYGINDAFISATMASGKGEGVSFTEKKLSFNTNFDNKKSIALAKLIDLKSLGMKPGDELYFFIKAMDNHGQSSRSDVYFVSIVDTAELMSLAGMTNGVNLVPEYFRSERQIIIDTEKLLKEQSSLPAQTFKNRSNDLGIDQKLLRLRYGQFLGEENETEIGGDHDDHDEHAEHKGGDEKFGDVSTIMGKYAHKHDIAEDATFFEPEMKAQLKAVLTEMWNAELRLRTYKPQEALPYEYKALRLLKDLQQKSRAYVAKTTVKTAALKPEKRLSGELDKITQPVQKMSFEQKEKRTASLKAAIALLESRKTGKKFSEQDQSLLSETEKYMIGSAADHPSTYLSALSSLRKLSTTNKLMINDIDLVQRAIQKMISTEQAKPQIQSTNPAAALYQNYFNNLNKAGK from the coding sequence ATGTTAAAAGCTGAAGGACAAAATTGGATCAGTAACCTCAGGAAAAAGTGGATTAGCTTTTACCTGATTGGCACCGTAGCAATTGCTTTAGCCATAGCCTTGGTTTTATCGGCCATTGCAGTATATTTATTTCATTTTTCGCCATGGCTTTTTGCACTGGTTTTTCCTGTTGTTCTGATTATTCTTTTATTCAGTAAACCCATTTGGAAAACCACCGACCATGATGTTTCGAGATTTGTAAACAACCAGTACCCTGAATTTGAAGAAAGTGCTGATCTGCTACTTAAGAATGAGATTGAACTATCGATGTTACAACAATTACAGCGTAGCAAAATCGAAAATATAATCCCTAACCTCCCACAGCCAAAAGAACCAGCAAAAAAATTATATTTCGGCTTGATTATCCTTCTTGTAGGATTGCTCATCAGCATTGGTATTAGCCAAATCTCTTTGCATAAAAGTGAACCTTTAAATTTTCATGAAAAGGCAAGCCAAATTCCGGCAATTAAAGAAAATATTCCAGCAGAAATTTCCGATTTCAGCGCAACCATCATTCCGCCTGCCTATACTCAAAAAACCGAGCGTAAACAAAAGCAATTTACTATTACTGCAGAAACAGGTGCTAAAATAAATTGGAAAATAGAAACGAACATTGGCATTAAAAAACTGAAAATCATCTTTAACGATAACGAAATTGTTTCGCTAAAAGCCTTAAACGCATCACATACGCAATGGAGCTACAGTAAAACCGTCAACAAATCTGGTTTTTACCAATTAGATCTGGATGGTAAAAAATCAGATCTCTACCAGATCGAGATCATTCCTGATTTACCCGTTACGATTAAAATTACGCAGCCTAAACAGCACACCACTATTGATATTGGTCAGCCGCAAAAAATTAACCTGAATGTATCACTTACTGATGATTACGGCATTAATGATGCTTTTATATCGGCAACAATGGCCAGCGGCAAAGGTGAAGGTGTGAGTTTTACCGAGAAAAAGCTTTCTTTCAACACCAATTTCGACAACAAAAAAAGCATTGCACTTGCCAAATTGATCGATTTAAAAAGCCTCGGCATGAAGCCGGGCGATGAGCTTTATTTTTTCATCAAAGCAATGGATAACCATGGACAATCTAGCCGCTCTGATGTTTATTTTGTTTCCATTGTAGATACTGCCGAATTAATGAGTTTAGCCGGAATGACCAATGGCGTTAACCTGGTTCCGGAGTATTTTAGAAGCGAAAGGCAGATTATTATTGATACCGAGAAGTTATTGAAAGAACAATCATCATTACCTGCTCAGACATTTAAAAACAGAAGTAATGACTTAGGTATTGACCAAAAGTTATTAAGGTTACGTTACGGACAGTTTTTAGGTGAAGAAAACGAAACTGAAATTGGTGGCGATCATGATGACCACGATGAGCATGCAGAACATAAGGGTGGAGATGAGAAGTTTGGTGATGTGAGCACCATTATGGGCAAATACGCCCATAAACATGATATCGCAGAAGACGCTACCTTCTTCGAACCAGAAATGAAGGCACAGTTAAAGGCGGTTTTAACTGAAATGTGGAATGCCGAGCTTCGCTTAAGAACCTATAAACCCCAGGAAGCACTACCTTACGAATATAAAGCGCTGAGGCTGCTCAAAGACCTGCAGCAAAAGTCGCGGGCTTATGTGGCTAAAACTACCGTAAAAACGGCTGCACTAAAACCTGAAAAACGCTTAAGCGGAGAACTGGACAAGATTACACAACCAGTACAGAAAATGTCGTTTGAGCAAAAAGAAAAAAGGACAGCTTCTTTAAAAGCAGCAATCGCCTTGTTAGAAAGCAGAAAAACAGGCAAAAAGTTCAGCGAGCAAGATCAATCCTTACTCAGCGAAACAGAGAAATATATGATTGGTTCAGCAGCAGATCATCCTTCCACTTATTTAAGTGCCCTAAGTAGTTTAAGAAAGTTAAGTACAACCAATAAACTGATGATTAACGATATCGATCTGGTTCAACGAGCCATACAAAAAATGATCAGTACCGAACAGGCTAAACCACAAATACAAAGTACTAACCCAGCCGCGGCATTGTACCAGAACTATTTTAATAACCTCAACAAAGCTGGTAAATAG
- a CDS encoding BatA domain-containing protein, with protein MHFLYPIGLLALAGLIVPLIIHLWNVKLGKTIKVGSIALLGESSRASSKSFKINDWLLLLLRCLLLALLAFLLAQPYLKKIIPANSKNGWILADKATFQQVFNSNKKTIDSLLKKGYEIHDFNLGFAPLTLKDTADNHAKQTNSLSYTALLSAANHFVPAGATVYLFADHRLSRFGNELPTLNYKLNWIPLNQTDTLSSWIAEYAGKKYEAKSSPSNTTYQALNLGDEAPINIAIHQTSGTADGKYLIAALKAIGDFTKRKIVINPASGKVDIGFWLSGDAVATNFKSSIAPRGALFQYENGKVIVEPSFMNLDGHHIKLSKRITSTSQAEKIWTDGFGNAVLTNEKADALHIFHFYSRFNPQWNELVWDGVFVKAMMPIVIRVENSTDFGFEDNSADQRHLSARQKNAFQSNNAESTVRTTQNKALGTLFWIAALLIFVTERILSFRKKPNYVKS; from the coding sequence GTGCATTTTTTATACCCCATAGGTTTATTGGCGCTTGCAGGATTAATTGTTCCGCTCATTATCCACTTGTGGAATGTTAAACTGGGCAAAACAATTAAGGTTGGCAGCATTGCACTACTTGGCGAAAGCTCGAGGGCAAGCTCAAAAAGCTTTAAAATTAACGATTGGCTATTATTGTTACTACGCTGTTTGCTTTTGGCATTATTGGCATTTCTTCTGGCGCAACCTTACCTAAAAAAAATTATTCCGGCTAATAGTAAAAATGGATGGATTTTAGCTGATAAAGCCACTTTTCAACAGGTTTTTAATTCGAATAAAAAAACGATCGATTCATTACTAAAAAAAGGTTACGAAATCCATGATTTTAATCTTGGTTTTGCACCATTAACCCTAAAAGATACTGCCGATAATCACGCAAAACAGACCAATAGCCTAAGTTATACAGCTTTACTAAGTGCTGCTAATCATTTTGTTCCGGCAGGTGCTACCGTTTATCTTTTTGCAGATCACCGCTTAAGCCGTTTTGGTAATGAATTGCCAACCCTTAACTACAAGTTGAATTGGATACCATTAAACCAAACTGATACTTTAAGCAGCTGGATCGCCGAATATGCGGGAAAGAAATATGAAGCAAAATCAAGCCCATCCAATACCACATACCAAGCTTTAAATTTGGGAGATGAAGCACCGATAAACATCGCCATACATCAAACTTCCGGAACTGCAGATGGGAAATACCTCATCGCTGCTTTAAAAGCCATTGGCGACTTTACGAAGCGAAAAATCGTCATTAACCCTGCTTCGGGGAAAGTAGATATTGGTTTTTGGTTATCAGGTGATGCAGTAGCTACAAACTTCAAATCTTCAATTGCACCGCGTGGAGCCCTATTTCAATATGAAAACGGGAAAGTAATTGTCGAACCCTCATTTATGAACTTAGATGGCCATCATATTAAATTGAGTAAAAGAATTACATCGACCAGTCAGGCCGAAAAAATATGGACTGATGGTTTTGGAAATGCAGTATTGACAAATGAAAAGGCTGACGCCTTACATATCTTTCACTTTTATAGCCGATTTAACCCGCAGTGGAACGAATTGGTTTGGGATGGTGTATTTGTGAAAGCAATGATGCCCATTGTAATCAGAGTTGAAAATTCGACAGACTTTGGTTTCGAAGACAACTCTGCCGATCAACGACATTTATCGGCCAGGCAAAAAAATGCCTTTCAGTCCAACAACGCCGAATCGACTGTAAGAACCACTCAAAATAAAGCGCTTGGAACTTTATTTTGGATAGCAGCCTTATTGATTTTCGTTACCGAACGTATTTTATCATTCAGAAAAAAACCGAATTATGTTAAAAGCTGA
- a CDS encoding DUF58 domain-containing protein, producing MQKLLDPKILMAIKDLSLSAKMTVDGFMNGINKSTVKGPGLEFSQYRSYQPGDDLRALDWKMFARSDRYYIRESEVETNIAIRILIDASASMNHNDGDFTKIDYARYLGASLAYLANLQGDAIGLYVLKNSGIFSMAAKQDYQHLARLFYQLEQINPEGNFTKPIHYKELFAGTQKRELLIFVTDLYQSDEEIIKLLDTLNTLRHEIVVFHVVSRNELDLDFKGYSTFEDLETGETIQIDQEKARQNYKSKLATYLEETRVKMLDRRIFYRTICTDEPLDQALRDFLKQRSKLRI from the coding sequence ATGCAAAAACTGCTGGATCCGAAAATATTGATGGCCATTAAAGACCTCTCCTTATCAGCTAAAATGACGGTTGACGGGTTTATGAACGGCATTAATAAAAGTACGGTAAAAGGCCCAGGGTTGGAGTTTAGCCAATACAGAAGTTACCAGCCTGGTGATGATCTACGTGCGCTCGATTGGAAAATGTTTGCCCGCTCCGACCGCTACTATATCCGTGAATCGGAAGTGGAAACCAATATTGCCATTCGAATATTAATAGATGCCAGTGCCTCAATGAACCATAACGATGGCGATTTTACCAAAATAGATTATGCACGCTATCTCGGTGCCTCACTGGCCTATCTCGCAAATTTACAGGGCGATGCCATTGGTTTATATGTGCTGAAAAATTCTGGCATATTTTCTATGGCGGCCAAACAGGACTACCAGCACTTGGCCAGGTTATTTTATCAGTTGGAGCAAATTAATCCTGAAGGAAATTTTACCAAACCCATCCATTATAAAGAATTATTTGCTGGCACTCAAAAACGTGAACTGCTCATTTTTGTGACCGACCTTTATCAGAGCGATGAAGAGATTATTAAGTTGCTGGATACTTTAAATACACTTCGACACGAAATTGTTGTTTTTCATGTGGTATCAAGAAATGAACTCGATCTTGATTTTAAAGGTTATAGCACCTTTGAGGACTTAGAAACAGGCGAAACCATTCAGATTGACCAGGAAAAAGCCAGACAGAATTATAAAAGTAAACTCGCTACTTATTTAGAGGAAACAAGAGTTAAAATGCTCGACAGAAGAATTTTCTACCGAACCATTTGTACTGACGAACCTTTAGACCAGGCTTTAAGAGATTTTTTAAAACAAAGAAGCAAACTTAGAATTTAA
- a CDS encoding AAA family ATPase has translation MRYIEAQYRYTKKSTVLERSESNLKILIDKISLLKSEIQKVIVGQDVIIEEMLIALMAGGHCLLEGVPGLAKTLMVRTMSQALDLSFRRIQFTPDLMPTDIVGTEILEEDHVTGKRFFKFNKGPLFANIILADEVNRTPPKTQSALLEAMQEFEVTYGGQTYPLDRPFFILATQNPIEQAGTYPLPEAQLDRFLLYIKIGYPTAAEETQILSSTTGSKKAVINPIIGAEEIKELQAITREVSISDDLITYVSEIIRATRPDTTAVSFVKEWVRWGAGPRAGQALILTAKARALFKGRYAVIMEDLQAMAYPVLRHRVLMNFKAEAENVSSDKVTDELIKAISKPKANI, from the coding sequence ATGCGCTATATTGAAGCACAATATCGTTATACTAAAAAATCAACCGTTTTGGAGCGTTCAGAAAGCAACCTAAAAATATTGATCGATAAGATCTCCCTGTTAAAAAGCGAAATACAGAAAGTAATTGTGGGTCAAGATGTGATCATCGAAGAAATGCTGATTGCATTAATGGCCGGCGGACATTGTTTACTGGAAGGTGTACCAGGTTTAGCGAAAACTTTAATGGTGAGAACCATGTCGCAGGCTTTGGATCTTTCTTTCAGAAGAATCCAGTTTACGCCCGATTTAATGCCTACTGATATTGTTGGTACTGAAATACTGGAGGAAGACCATGTAACCGGAAAACGTTTCTTTAAATTTAACAAAGGGCCATTATTTGCCAATATTATTCTGGCCGACGAGGTGAACAGAACACCTCCAAAAACCCAATCGGCTTTGTTAGAGGCCATGCAGGAATTTGAAGTAACTTATGGCGGGCAAACTTATCCTTTAGATCGGCCATTTTTTATCCTGGCTACCCAAAACCCTATTGAACAGGCCGGAACCTACCCGCTACCCGAAGCACAGTTAGACCGTTTCTTGTTATATATCAAAATTGGTTACCCTACCGCAGCTGAAGAAACACAGATTTTAAGCAGTACAACGGGCAGTAAAAAAGCAGTTATCAATCCCATTATTGGTGCCGAAGAAATTAAAGAATTACAGGCCATTACCCGCGAAGTAAGCATCAGCGATGATTTGATTACTTATGTAAGCGAAATCATCCGCGCTACCCGCCCAGATACCACGGCTGTAAGTTTCGTAAAAGAATGGGTCCGTTGGGGCGCTGGTCCGCGGGCCGGGCAAGCTCTGATTTTGACGGCAAAAGCGAGAGCATTATTTAAAGGCAGATATGCGGTGATCATGGAAGATTTACAGGCCATGGCTTACCCGGTATTGCGCCACCGGGTATTAATGAATTTTAAAGCCGAAGCAGAAAATGTTTCGTCAGATAAAGTAACTGATGAACTGATTAAAGCCATTTCGAAACCAAAAGCGAATATTTAA